One Mus musculus strain C57BL/6J chromosome Y, GRCm38.p6 C57BL/6J DNA segment encodes these proteins:
- the Gm20914 gene encoding Y-linked testis-specific protein 1-like: MTSLKKKSRRKPFSQALGNIVGCRISHGWKEGNEPVTHWKAIILGQLPTNPSLYLVKYDGIDSVYGQELHSDERILNLKVLPHKVVFPQVRDVHLASALVGREVQHKFEGKDGSEDNWSGMVLPQVPFLQDYFYISYKKDPVLYVYQLLDDYKEGNLHIIPETPLAEARSGDDNDFLIGSWVQYTRDDGSKKFGKVVYKALANPTVYFIKFLGDLHIYVYTLVSNIT; the protein is encoded by the coding sequence atgacatcactcaagaagaagagtaggaggaagcctttttcccaggccctggggaatattgttggctgcagaatttctcacgggtggaaggaaggtaatgagcctgtcacccattggaaggccatcattctaggtcaactgccaacaaacccatctctttatttggtgaagtatgacggaattgacagtgtctacggacaggagctccacagcgatgagaggattttaaatcttaaggtcttgcctcacaaagtagtttttcctcaggtgagggatgtccacctcgccagcgccctggttggcagagaggtacaacacaaatttgaggggaaagatggctctgaggacaactggagtgggatggtgctaccccaggtgccattcttacaggactatttttacatttcctacaagaaggatccggtcctctacgtctatcagctcctagatgactacaaggaaggtaacctccacatcattccagagacccctctggctgaggcgagatcaggtgatgacaatgacttcttaataggttcctgggtgcagtacaccagagatgatggatccaaaaagttcggaaaggttgtttacaaagctctagccaatcctactgtgtactttatcaaatttcttggtgacctccatatctatgtctatactctggtgtcaaatatcacttaa